A single region of the Glycine max cultivar Williams 82 chromosome 20, Glycine_max_v4.0, whole genome shotgun sequence genome encodes:
- the LOC100306573 gene encoding uncharacterized protein isoform X1, which yields MMEFCAESSHSNQKQTLKHSKPADEVKRSREKAHRSSHSNGKQNLKQTSTFVNHAAIAWHEDRKKWVGDKSQHPPRTAKDPIISWSTSYEELLSTNEPFAEPIPLPEMVDFLVDIWLEDEGFFD from the exons ATGATGGAGTTCTGTGCTGAAAGTTCCCATTCAAATCAGAAACAAACTTTGAAGCATTCTAAACCTGCAGATGAAGTGAAGAGATCCAGAGAAAAGGCCCACAGAAGTTCTCATTCCAATGGAAAGCAAAATCTGAAGCAAACTTCTACTTTTGTTAATCATG CTGCAATTGCTTGGCATGAGGATAGAAAAAAATGGGTTGGTGATAAGTCTCAACATCCACCAAGAACAGCTAAGGATCCAATTATTAG CTGGTCAACATCATATGAAGAGCTGCTGTCAACTAACGAACCTTTTGCAGAGCCAATACCCTTACCT GAGATGGTAGATTTCTTAGTCGATATTTGGCTTGAAGATGAAGGCTTCTTTGACTAA
- the LOC121174310 gene encoding extensin-3 produces MGSLMASASITLALAIILFSLPSEISANNYIYSSPPPPKKPYRYPSPPPPVPSPPPPKAPYHYPSPPPPVKHPYPQPHPHPHPHPHPYPHPHPVYHSPPPPPPKKPYKYPSPPPPVHKPYPHPHPVYHSPPPPPKKPYKYPSPPPPVKKPYPHPHPVYHSPPPPPKKPYKYPSPPPPVKKPYPHPHPVYHSPPPPPKKPYKYPSPPPPVKKPYPHPHPVYHSPPPPPKKPYKYPSPPPPVHTYPPHVPTPVYHSPPPPPYEKPYKYKSPPPPVHSPPPPHYYYKSPPPPYHY; encoded by the coding sequence ATGGGGTCACTAATGGCCTCTGCTTCTATCACTCTTGCATTAGCCATAATCCTTTTCAGCCTCCCATCTGAAATCTCAGCAAACAACTACATCTACTCCTCTCCTCCACCACCCAAAAAGCCTTACCGCTATCCATCTCCTCCTCCTCCAGTTCCTTCACCACCTCCACCAAAGGCTCCTTACCACTACCCATCACCACCACCTCCAGTGAAGCACCCTTACCCCCAGCCTCACCCCCACccacacccacacccacaccCCTACCCTCACCCACACCCAGTTTACCACTCTCCTCCACCACCCCCTCCTAAGAAGCCCTACAAGTACCCATCTCCCCCACCACCTGTCCACAAACCCTACCCTCACCCACACCCAGTGTACCACTCCCCTCCACCTCCACCTAAGAAGCCCTACAAATACCCATCACCACCACCTCCAGTCAAGAAACCTTACCCACACCCACACCCAGTCTACCACTCTCCACCACCCCCACCAAAGAAGCCCTACAAATACCCATCTCCCCCACCTCCAGTGAAGAAGCCCTACCCTCACCCACACCCAGTCTACCACTCTCCACCACCACCCCCTAAGAAGCCCTACAAGTACCCATCTCCTCCTCCTCCAGTGAAGAAACCCTACCCTCACCCTCACCCAGTGTACCACTCTCCTCCACCCCCACCAAAGAAGCCCTACAAATATCCATCACCTCCACCACCAGTTCACACCTACCCTCCCCATGTTCCCACCCCAGTTTACCActctcctccaccaccaccatacGAGAAGCCTTACAAGTACAAGTCTCCTCCTCCCCCAGTCCACTCTCCACCTCCACCACACTACTACTACAAATCACCCCCTCCACCTTACCACTACTAG
- the LOC100779576 gene encoding uncharacterized protein yields the protein MSSATAIGFSANWWLRCHGRMTPPSCFPVSVSYSSSFNSNSSSSKFNYIHGASSEGLPNELVEDSKFVPLNEEDPIYGPPALLLLGFEADEALKIQQLLKELDGEFLKVIYCTEDMITRSLWEAMHTTQPSLEEVKIAKSLPRICFLSGLSGEEMMMFIDSFPETELKPAAFAALVPNSANKPLEELIEEIMGDHEMLTGEQL from the exons ATGTCATCTGCTACTGCCATTGGATTCTCAGCAAATTGGTGGTTGCGCTGTCACGGGCGAATGACTCCTCCTTCATGTTTTCCGGTTTCAGTGTCTTATTCTTCCTCTTTCAACtccaactcttcttcttctaagtTCAACTACATTCATGGAgcatcctctgaag GACTTCCTAATGAGTTGGTTGAAGACTCAAAATTTGTTCCTTTGAATGAGGAGGATCCTATATATGGTCCACCT GCCTTATTGTTGTTGGGCTTTGAAGCAGATGAAGCTCTGAAG aTTCAACAGCTTTTGAAAGAGTTGGATGGTGAATTCCTGAAG GTCATCTATTGTACTGAAGACATGATTACACGTTCGCTTTGGGAGGCAATGCATACAACCCAACCCAGTTTAGAAGAGGTTAAG ATAGCCAAGTCACTTCCTCGGATATGTTTCTTATCTGGTTTAAGTGGAGAGGAGATGATGATGTTCATAGATTCTTTCCCTGAAACTG AACTAAAACCAGCTGCATTTGCGGCGCTTGTTCCCAACAGTGCTAATAAACCACTGGAGGAGTTGATAGAAGAAATAATGGGAGACCATGAGATGTTG ACTGGGGAGCAGTTATGA
- the LOC100306573 gene encoding uncharacterized protein isoform X2 produces MMEFCAESSHSNQKQTLKHSKPADEVKRSREKAHRSSHSNGKQNLKQTSTFVNHGELVTLQLLGMRIEKNGLVISLNIHQEQLRIQLLAGQHHMKSCCQLTNLLQSQYPYLRW; encoded by the exons ATGATGGAGTTCTGTGCTGAAAGTTCCCATTCAAATCAGAAACAAACTTTGAAGCATTCTAAACCTGCAGATGAAGTGAAGAGATCCAGAGAAAAGGCCCACAGAAGTTCTCATTCCAATGGAAAGCAAAATCTGAAGCAAACTTCTACTTTTGTTAATCATGGTGAGCTTGTCACT CTGCAATTGCTTGGCATGAGGATAGAAAAAAATGGGTTGGTGATAAGTCTCAACATCCACCAAGAACAGCTAAGGATCCAATTATTAG CTGGTCAACATCATATGAAGAGCTGCTGTCAACTAACGAACCTTTTGCAGAGCCAATACCCTTACCT GAGATGGTAG